The following are encoded together in the Capsulimonas corticalis genome:
- a CDS encoding DUF1559 domain-containing protein, translating to MHPIPHRRGFTLIELLVVIAIISILAAILFPVFAQAREKARSISCLSNQKQIGLSLVQYVQDYDETYPQEHPGATNPVVDDDNGQLESPDYGSPFEKIMPYVSRGNSTDTASLTQQLFICPDDSDPHGLTLGAACTDAAPKPGLTSYVINAYFLFGATLAQVQQPASTIYLVERNSQFCDVHIHPWLGEIYDVSGYAGQVHGATPAPGAACVANPDSQFAVASERHQQGANYGFADGHAKWEKYNATIAPTNEQPCFGQYQAF from the coding sequence ATGCATCCCATCCCCCATCGGCGTGGCTTCACGCTGATCGAGCTGCTCGTCGTCATCGCCATCATCTCGATTCTCGCCGCGATCCTGTTTCCGGTATTCGCCCAGGCGCGGGAGAAGGCGCGGTCGATTTCGTGTCTGTCCAATCAGAAACAGATCGGCCTTTCGCTGGTTCAGTACGTGCAGGATTACGACGAGACATATCCTCAGGAGCACCCCGGCGCGACCAATCCGGTCGTAGACGACGACAATGGACAACTGGAATCGCCGGACTATGGTTCGCCGTTCGAGAAGATCATGCCCTATGTCAGCCGGGGTAATTCGACCGACACCGCCAGTCTAACGCAGCAGCTCTTCATATGCCCGGACGACTCCGACCCACACGGACTGACGCTGGGCGCGGCGTGCACGGACGCCGCGCCGAAGCCGGGCCTGACCTCGTACGTGATCAACGCGTACTTTCTGTTCGGCGCGACGCTCGCGCAGGTGCAGCAGCCGGCCTCCACGATTTACCTCGTGGAGCGAAACAGCCAGTTCTGCGATGTCCACATCCATCCCTGGCTCGGAGAGATTTACGATGTGAGCGGTTACGCGGGGCAGGTTCATGGGGCGACGCCTGCGCCAGGCGCGGCCTGCGTCGCGAACCCGGACAGCCAGTTCGCCGTCGCCAGCGAGCGGCACCAGCAGGGGGCGAACTACGGCTTCGCCGACGGACACGCGAAATGGGAGAAGTACAATGCGACGATCGCGCCAACGAATGAGCAGCCCTGCTTCGGGCAGTATCAGGCGTTTTAG
- a CDS encoding GH36-type glycosyl hydrolase domain-containing protein has translation MPDKVTAAGFYQDPDAAASVFAEIRRKCSGRVALISCNKDGKVSINNGDISPRRGVALGVLSGLIATLILLTQSSIRFVAPGHYGPFALLLSFVLAGGVLGWIIARFVRLGVDPALLAHGRRIITRGESAILVQTTAADIAQAMLLLRQVTSGQPVTFAFPPPPRPTKERAEILLRPARPASERLGVEVGLVTAAVHQVTGKSTSAKPLYQRLNESEAYLNGVQAELNEAVKQHESVSLSAEWLLDNAYIIQEHIDDIRRNFSPKFHRELPILASGPQSGLPRAYGIAAELIAEADAHVDQGDILNFLESYQTVTPLTMAELWALPLLMRLRLIEALRALTVHVRRRQRERILADFWANRLRTAARNDADRLLSMVSDLSDRIPNPSAHFADQLLGHLYDEEAALAPVHGWLERKLKTSVTEAIQQDQREQTAEQVSLGNAITTLRALSHLDWRDIFERCSAIHKTLSEDPAGVYAGMDFTTRDSYRHGVETIHKCSTFSEFDVAAKAISLAAQAPGGLERHVGYWLVDQGRPQLEASLNATPHPSQRLLRSVRRQPAFVYLGSIGLLTLLILWRAADVAREGGQDALFLIVLTLLAVLPASEVAVQVVNYLVTRLIAPQPLPKLSFEDTGIPDEYRTLVVVPMMLLTPDSIRKEVERLEIRYLANTDENLRYALVADYADAPQQHMPEDAERLDVAANGIRQLDERYGDGRFFLFARERKWNDSEDKWIGWERKRGKLEELNTYLTARPEERQEGFLRVGEPALLEGIKFVITLDADTQLPASTARRMVETLAHPLNRPVIAQDCSHVVRGYGILQPRVSTSLPSATATLFSQVFTDPTGTDPYTHAISDVYQDLTGEASYHGKGIYDLHAFHTVLTGRFPENHLLSHDLIEGSHVRVGLASDIELFDLFPEDYHTYANRQHRWVRGDWQITDWIFGTVPYGDGTRVRNPLPVMNRWKIFDNLRRSVMPIGITLLLVLAWLFSPMSTIWVLPVLAVFLMPFAFQILTLITTPIGKAYIPWADLELTGQRTLVNASFTPHQAVLAADAIVRVGWRRAITHKHLLEWTTAQEAQKNAKDNQSRFVMRLTGYSLASLAIAALIAEWHIKHANSAPIFLLLWTIFPLIVALLNLRTPTQETRPLVAADRTYLRRVARQTWRFFDEFVGPQTHWLPPDNYQEFVRHEVANRTSPTNIGLLLLADVAAHDFGYITIDSLIDRIGATMATIEKMEKYEGHLLNWYDTTTLDTLKPEYVSMVDSGNLLGHLWAMDRAVPDLLNGPLLRPEGLLGIADSLGLMREGVETQEKSAERWAVQTAKVEGHLAARYGGIQEQVERLRALHPLGEEIARNAERLPTVSESARYWGVQVREQICAWNETVDRYLRWVEVLAQPPLEGLITLSPDAHEWRRQALASTPSLHMIATGAVPGLSVLVSLHARKAELRLSPQVSEWLDRLHESAAQAQWLAGEQMGKAQAAIDSMRALADGMNMRFLYVPDRRVFSIGYSVGERRLDNSYYDLLASEARLGSFTAIARGDVPVEHWWALGRSFKNVHGRRVLQSWSGTMFEYLMPTLVTRTYQNSLLDSACKDAVATQRDYARRRGIPWGISEAAYSALDARQIYQYYAFGVPGMGLKRGLEDDLVVAPYATGLALAVDPPGAVRNLRRMAALAQTSLRGDYGFYESIDFTRQRGPKGERGVVVACYMAHHQGMMFTAIDNALNGNIMQERFHSDPRVRAVESLLFERIPAASIPVSSAREAIPQPRLEPIATQHATGTIDTPDTATPQVSLLSNGHYSVMVTNAGGGYSKIDDTEISRWRADATRDSYGQFCYVRDTESGAFWSTTYQPTTGSAQRFSALFSPDKAEFRRREYGIETVTEIVVSPEDNAEIRRITVINKSLRPRQIELTSYAELALAPHAADRAHPAFNKLFIQTEVLKDLDGMLAWRRPRSANEAPVWAAHVVAANRDATKPTEFETDRSIFLGRGRTPADPAALHGALTGSQGPVLDPVFALRKHILLEPGERAHVSFVTIAATRHDEAVALVEKYRNIGATARAMEMAWTHAQLELRHLRLQGTDVLRFQQLAGHMLYPNKALRPPAERLRRNILGQSRLWAQGISGDLPTMVVTIADTNDLEMVREALQAHTYWRVHGFKCDLVILNQESSSYEQPLQEQLRRMIQGHTEYTGIDQPGGVFLRPAAAIGEEDLTLILTVARVVLVAARGSLSQQLSVPIRPALPAPTGPAGRPASEEPSEALPFMELPYFNGLGGFTQDGHEYAIYLGPDDVTPAPWSNVMANPNFGALVTESGGGYCWGGNSQSNKLTPWSNDPVSDPVSMALYIRDEDLGIFWTPTAAPVRERDPYRTRHGQGYTIFEHNSHAIVQELTLFVPAHDNDGLPVLVHRLKLTNRSSHRRRLTVTGYVEWDLGVEREETQLHVVTDWDTEGRMITARNHYHPDFGSRIAFAAISPAASSYTGDRGEFLGRNGSVSSPAAMRGGPLSGRAGAGLDPCAALQTAIELEPGQMVEVIFTVGQTDSLGEARTLVQRLRSSAQAESLLQATRQLWDNYLGTIQVETPDLAVNFLLNRWLVYQDLSCRIWGRSAFYQSGGAFGFRDQLQDAMALVYSDPAMTRAQIVRSASRQFPEGDVQHWWHPPGGAGVRTQITDDLLWLPLVAAHYVKITGDTSVLDEVAPFLDGRLLGPDEHEAFFQPGVSSQTATVLEHCRRAIQKGLTHGPHDLPLIGAGDWNDGMNRVGIGGKGESVWLAWFLIVVLNEFAAMLRAQGAATEADEHAAAALKIAAAIDESAWDGAWYRRAYFDDGSPLGSAQDKEARIDSLPQSWAVISGAGDPARARQAMQSVLDNLVKRDDKMVLLFTPPFDKSPKDPGYIKGYLPGVRENGGQYTHGSLWVPLAFARLGDGDRAVEILRLMNPVEHARTPEDVQHYKVEPYVVAADVYSLAGKAGRGGWTWYTGSAGWMYRVWLEEVLGFHLRPDALTMNPVIPKDWKEFKLTYRHKSSTYAITIDNSAGVSTGVKTVEVDGQVQIDGRIPLGDDGQTHEVRVVMG, from the coding sequence ATGCCAGACAAAGTGACCGCCGCGGGCTTCTATCAGGATCCGGACGCAGCCGCATCGGTTTTCGCGGAGATCCGGCGCAAGTGCAGCGGCCGCGTGGCGCTGATTTCCTGCAACAAAGACGGCAAAGTCTCGATCAACAACGGCGATATCTCGCCCCGGCGCGGCGTCGCGCTCGGAGTGCTGAGCGGCCTGATCGCCACGCTGATCCTTTTGACACAGTCGTCCATCCGATTTGTCGCGCCCGGCCATTACGGACCGTTCGCGCTCCTGCTGAGCTTCGTGCTCGCCGGGGGCGTTCTCGGATGGATCATTGCCCGATTCGTGCGGCTGGGCGTCGACCCGGCGCTGCTCGCGCACGGGCGGCGCATCATCACGCGCGGCGAATCGGCGATCCTGGTGCAAACCACGGCGGCGGATATCGCGCAGGCGATGCTGCTGCTGCGTCAGGTCACCAGCGGCCAGCCCGTCACCTTCGCCTTCCCGCCCCCGCCCCGCCCCACAAAGGAGCGCGCCGAGATCCTGCTGCGCCCCGCCCGGCCGGCGTCGGAGCGTCTCGGGGTCGAAGTCGGCCTGGTCACCGCCGCCGTCCATCAGGTCACGGGCAAATCCACCTCCGCCAAGCCGCTTTATCAGCGTCTCAATGAGAGCGAGGCGTATCTCAACGGCGTGCAGGCCGAGCTCAACGAGGCCGTCAAACAGCACGAGTCGGTCTCGCTGTCCGCCGAGTGGCTGCTGGACAACGCCTATATCATTCAGGAGCATATCGACGATATCCGACGCAACTTCAGCCCGAAGTTCCATCGGGAGCTGCCGATCCTCGCCAGCGGCCCGCAGTCCGGCCTGCCGCGCGCCTACGGCATCGCCGCCGAACTGATCGCCGAAGCCGACGCCCATGTCGATCAGGGCGATATCCTCAATTTCCTGGAATCCTACCAAACGGTTACGCCGCTCACGATGGCCGAGCTCTGGGCGCTGCCCCTGCTGATGCGCCTGCGTCTGATCGAGGCGCTGCGCGCGCTGACCGTGCATGTGCGCCGCCGGCAGCGCGAGCGCATTCTCGCAGACTTCTGGGCGAACCGCCTGCGCACCGCCGCGCGCAACGACGCCGACCGGCTGCTGAGCATGGTCTCAGACCTTTCGGACAGGATCCCCAACCCCAGCGCGCACTTCGCCGATCAGCTGCTGGGGCATCTCTACGATGAAGAGGCCGCGCTGGCCCCGGTCCACGGATGGCTGGAGCGCAAGCTCAAAACCAGCGTCACCGAGGCCATCCAGCAGGATCAGCGCGAGCAGACCGCCGAGCAGGTTTCCCTGGGCAACGCAATCACCACGCTGCGCGCGCTTTCGCATCTCGATTGGCGCGATATCTTCGAGCGGTGCAGCGCGATCCACAAGACTCTGAGCGAGGATCCGGCGGGCGTTTACGCCGGCATGGACTTCACAACCCGCGACTCCTATCGCCACGGCGTTGAGACGATCCATAAGTGCAGCACATTTTCCGAATTCGATGTCGCCGCCAAGGCGATCTCCCTCGCGGCGCAGGCGCCGGGCGGCCTGGAGCGGCATGTCGGTTACTGGCTCGTGGACCAGGGACGGCCGCAGCTGGAAGCGAGTCTGAACGCCACGCCGCATCCTTCCCAGCGCCTCCTGCGATCCGTGCGGCGGCAGCCGGCCTTTGTGTATTTAGGCTCGATCGGTTTGCTGACGCTGCTCATCTTGTGGCGCGCCGCCGATGTGGCGCGCGAAGGCGGTCAGGACGCGCTGTTTCTCATCGTCCTCACCCTGCTGGCCGTGCTGCCGGCGAGTGAAGTGGCCGTGCAGGTCGTCAACTATCTGGTCACGCGCCTGATCGCCCCGCAGCCGCTGCCCAAGCTGTCCTTCGAGGATACGGGCATTCCGGACGAATACCGCACCCTGGTCGTCGTCCCGATGATGCTCCTCACGCCCGACTCCATCCGCAAGGAAGTCGAGCGCCTGGAGATCCGGTATTTGGCGAACACGGACGAAAACCTTCGCTACGCGCTGGTGGCGGACTACGCCGACGCCCCGCAGCAGCACATGCCCGAAGACGCCGAGCGGCTCGATGTCGCCGCCAACGGCATTCGCCAATTGGACGAGCGCTATGGCGACGGCCGCTTCTTTCTGTTTGCCCGCGAACGCAAGTGGAACGACAGCGAGGACAAATGGATCGGCTGGGAGCGCAAGCGCGGCAAGCTCGAAGAGCTGAACACGTATCTGACGGCCAGGCCCGAAGAGCGCCAAGAGGGCTTCCTGCGCGTGGGCGAGCCCGCGCTGCTGGAAGGGATCAAGTTCGTCATCACGCTCGACGCCGACACGCAGCTCCCCGCGAGCACCGCGCGGCGCATGGTGGAGACGCTCGCGCACCCGCTGAACCGGCCGGTGATCGCGCAGGATTGCAGCCATGTCGTGCGCGGCTACGGCATTTTGCAGCCGCGCGTCAGCACCAGCCTGCCCAGCGCGACGGCGACCTTGTTCTCGCAGGTCTTCACCGATCCGACCGGGACCGACCCGTACACGCACGCGATCTCCGATGTCTATCAAGACCTGACGGGCGAAGCGAGTTATCACGGCAAGGGCATCTACGATCTGCACGCCTTCCATACCGTGCTGACGGGACGCTTCCCCGAGAACCACCTGCTCAGCCACGACCTGATCGAAGGCAGTCACGTGCGAGTCGGCCTGGCGTCGGATATCGAGCTGTTCGATCTGTTCCCGGAGGATTACCACACTTACGCCAATCGCCAGCACCGCTGGGTGCGCGGCGACTGGCAGATCACCGATTGGATCTTCGGGACCGTCCCGTACGGCGATGGGACGCGCGTGCGCAACCCGCTCCCCGTGATGAACCGCTGGAAGATCTTCGACAACCTGCGGCGCAGCGTGATGCCGATTGGAATCACGCTGCTTCTGGTGCTGGCCTGGCTCTTCTCGCCCATGTCCACGATCTGGGTTCTGCCGGTGCTCGCCGTCTTCCTTATGCCCTTCGCGTTTCAGATCCTCACGCTGATCACCACGCCCATCGGCAAGGCGTATATCCCGTGGGCGGATCTGGAGTTGACCGGGCAGCGCACGCTGGTCAACGCCTCCTTCACGCCGCATCAGGCGGTGCTCGCCGCCGACGCCATCGTGCGGGTCGGGTGGCGGCGCGCCATCACCCACAAGCATCTGCTGGAGTGGACAACGGCGCAGGAAGCGCAGAAGAACGCCAAGGACAATCAGTCGCGCTTCGTGATGCGCCTCACGGGATACTCCCTCGCGTCGCTCGCCATCGCCGCGCTGATCGCCGAGTGGCATATCAAGCACGCGAATTCCGCGCCGATCTTCCTGCTGCTCTGGACGATCTTCCCGCTGATCGTCGCCCTTCTCAACCTGCGAACGCCGACCCAGGAAACGCGCCCGCTGGTCGCCGCCGACCGGACGTATCTGCGCCGGGTCGCGCGCCAGACATGGCGCTTCTTCGATGAGTTCGTCGGGCCGCAGACCCACTGGCTGCCGCCGGACAACTATCAGGAGTTCGTGCGCCATGAAGTCGCCAACCGGACTTCGCCGACCAACATCGGCCTGCTGCTGCTCGCCGATGTCGCCGCGCACGACTTCGGCTATATCACGATCGACAGCCTGATTGACCGCATTGGGGCGACCATGGCGACGATCGAGAAGATGGAGAAGTACGAAGGCCATCTGCTCAACTGGTACGACACCACGACGCTCGATACGCTCAAGCCGGAGTATGTCTCCATGGTGGACAGCGGCAACCTGCTCGGCCACCTCTGGGCGATGGACCGCGCGGTACCGGACCTGCTGAACGGCCCGCTGCTGCGCCCCGAAGGTCTTCTGGGAATCGCGGACAGCCTCGGCCTGATGCGCGAAGGCGTGGAGACCCAGGAAAAGAGCGCCGAACGCTGGGCCGTGCAGACCGCCAAGGTCGAGGGGCATCTGGCCGCGCGCTATGGCGGAATCCAGGAACAGGTGGAGCGCCTGCGCGCCCTGCATCCGCTGGGCGAAGAGATCGCCCGCAACGCCGAGCGCCTGCCGACCGTCAGTGAAAGCGCCCGCTACTGGGGCGTCCAGGTCCGCGAGCAGATCTGCGCCTGGAACGAAACCGTCGACCGCTATCTGCGCTGGGTCGAGGTGCTGGCGCAGCCGCCGCTGGAAGGGCTGATCACGCTGAGCCCCGACGCCCATGAGTGGCGCCGGCAGGCGCTGGCGTCCACGCCGTCGCTGCATATGATCGCCACCGGCGCCGTGCCGGGACTGTCCGTGCTGGTCTCCCTGCACGCGCGCAAAGCCGAGTTGAGGCTCTCGCCGCAAGTGTCCGAGTGGCTGGACCGACTGCATGAGTCCGCCGCGCAGGCGCAGTGGCTGGCCGGCGAGCAGATGGGCAAGGCGCAGGCCGCCATCGATTCGATGCGCGCGCTGGCCGACGGCATGAACATGCGCTTCCTGTATGTCCCCGACCGCCGCGTCTTCTCGATCGGCTACAGCGTCGGCGAGCGCCGACTGGACAACTCCTACTACGACCTGCTCGCCAGCGAAGCGCGCCTGGGAAGCTTCACCGCCATCGCGCGCGGCGACGTCCCCGTGGAGCACTGGTGGGCGCTGGGCCGCAGCTTCAAGAATGTGCACGGCCGGCGCGTGCTCCAATCGTGGAGCGGCACCATGTTCGAATATCTGATGCCGACGCTCGTCACGCGCACCTACCAGAACTCGCTTCTCGACAGCGCCTGCAAGGACGCCGTCGCGACGCAGCGGGACTACGCGCGCCGGCGCGGCATCCCATGGGGCATCTCCGAAGCGGCGTACAGCGCGCTCGACGCCCGCCAGATCTATCAATACTACGCCTTCGGCGTGCCGGGCATGGGCCTGAAGCGCGGCCTGGAGGACGATCTGGTCGTGGCGCCTTACGCCACCGGCCTGGCCCTCGCGGTGGATCCGCCGGGCGCCGTGCGCAACCTGCGGCGCATGGCGGCGCTGGCGCAGACCAGCCTGCGCGGCGACTATGGGTTCTATGAATCCATCGACTTCACCCGCCAGCGCGGTCCCAAGGGCGAACGCGGCGTCGTGGTCGCCTGTTACATGGCGCACCATCAAGGCATGATGTTCACCGCGATCGATAACGCGCTGAACGGCAACATCATGCAGGAGCGGTTCCACTCAGACCCGCGTGTCCGCGCCGTCGAATCGCTGCTGTTCGAGCGCATCCCCGCGGCCTCCATCCCCGTCTCCAGCGCCCGGGAGGCGATCCCGCAGCCGCGCCTGGAGCCGATCGCCACGCAGCACGCGACCGGCACCATCGATACGCCGGATACGGCCACGCCTCAGGTCAGCCTGCTGTCCAACGGCCACTACTCGGTCATGGTGACCAACGCCGGCGGCGGCTACAGCAAGATCGACGACACCGAGATCAGCCGCTGGCGCGCCGACGCCACCCGGGACTCCTACGGCCAGTTCTGCTATGTGCGAGACACCGAAAGCGGCGCCTTCTGGTCCACGACCTATCAGCCGACCACGGGCAGCGCGCAGCGCTTCAGCGCGCTCTTCTCGCCGGACAAGGCTGAGTTCCGGCGGCGTGAGTACGGCATCGAGACCGTCACGGAGATCGTCGTCTCTCCCGAGGACAACGCCGAGATCCGACGCATTACCGTCATCAACAAGTCCCTCCGGCCAAGACAGATCGAGCTGACCAGCTACGCCGAGCTGGCGCTGGCCCCGCACGCCGCCGACCGGGCGCACCCGGCGTTCAACAAGCTGTTCATTCAGACGGAAGTCTTGAAGGACCTGGACGGCATGCTGGCGTGGCGGCGTCCCCGCTCCGCCAATGAGGCGCCCGTGTGGGCGGCGCACGTCGTCGCGGCGAATCGCGACGCGACCAAGCCCACCGAGTTCGAGACCGACCGTTCGATCTTCCTGGGACGCGGGCGCACGCCCGCCGATCCGGCTGCGCTGCACGGCGCGCTGACCGGCAGCCAAGGACCGGTCCTGGACCCCGTGTTCGCCCTGCGCAAGCACATCCTGCTGGAGCCCGGCGAACGCGCGCATGTGTCATTCGTGACCATCGCGGCCACGCGGCACGACGAAGCCGTCGCCCTGGTCGAGAAGTATCGCAACATCGGCGCGACCGCGCGCGCCATGGAGATGGCCTGGACTCACGCGCAGCTGGAGCTGCGCCACCTGCGATTGCAGGGGACCGATGTCCTGCGCTTCCAGCAGCTCGCCGGCCATATGCTCTATCCCAACAAGGCCCTGCGGCCGCCGGCCGAGCGCCTGCGCCGCAACATCCTGGGCCAATCGCGGCTCTGGGCGCAGGGCATTTCCGGCGACCTGCCGACGATGGTGGTGACCATCGCGGACACCAACGATCTGGAGATGGTGCGCGAAGCGCTTCAGGCGCACACCTACTGGCGCGTCCACGGCTTCAAGTGCGATCTGGTGATCCTCAATCAGGAATCGTCGAGCTACGAGCAGCCGCTGCAAGAGCAGCTGCGCCGCATGATCCAGGGACACACCGAGTACACGGGGATCGACCAGCCCGGCGGCGTGTTCCTGCGCCCGGCGGCCGCGATCGGCGAGGAAGACCTGACGCTGATCCTGACGGTGGCCCGCGTGGTGCTGGTGGCGGCGCGCGGATCGCTCAGCCAGCAGCTCAGCGTCCCGATCCGCCCCGCCCTGCCCGCGCCCACCGGCCCCGCCGGACGCCCCGCTTCGGAGGAGCCGTCGGAGGCGCTGCCGTTCATGGAGCTGCCGTACTTCAACGGGCTGGGCGGCTTCACGCAGGACGGCCATGAATACGCGATCTATCTCGGCCCCGACGATGTGACGCCCGCGCCATGGTCCAACGTCATGGCCAACCCGAACTTCGGCGCGCTCGTCACGGAATCGGGCGGCGGTTACTGCTGGGGCGGCAACAGCCAGAGCAACAAGCTGACGCCCTGGTCCAACGATCCGGTCTCGGACCCGGTCTCGATGGCGCTGTATATTCGCGACGAAGACCTGGGCATCTTCTGGACGCCCACGGCGGCGCCGGTCCGCGAGCGCGATCCTTATCGAACACGTCACGGCCAGGGCTACACGATCTTCGAGCACAACAGCCACGCGATCGTCCAGGAGCTGACGCTGTTCGTACCCGCGCACGACAACGACGGCCTCCCGGTCCTTGTCCATCGTCTGAAGCTCACCAATCGGTCCTCGCACCGGCGGCGCCTGACGGTCACGGGCTATGTGGAATGGGATCTGGGCGTGGAGCGCGAGGAGACGCAGCTGCATGTGGTGACGGACTGGGACACGGAAGGGCGCATGATCACGGCGCGCAACCACTACCATCCGGACTTCGGCTCGCGGATCGCTTTCGCGGCGATCTCTCCGGCGGCTTCTTCGTACACCGGGGACCGCGGGGAGTTCCTCGGCCGCAACGGCTCGGTTTCCAGCCCGGCCGCGATGCGCGGCGGCCCGCTCTCAGGCCGCGCCGGCGCCGGTCTTGACCCCTGCGCGGCGCTCCAGACGGCGATTGAGCTGGAGCCCGGCCAGATGGTCGAAGTCATCTTTACGGTCGGCCAGACCGACAGCCTCGGCGAAGCCCGCACGCTCGTCCAGCGGCTCCGGTCATCGGCGCAGGCGGAATCGCTGCTGCAAGCCACACGGCAGCTCTGGGATAACTACCTCGGAACGATCCAGGTGGAGACGCCGGACCTCGCGGTCAATTTCCTGCTCAACCGCTGGCTGGTCTACCAGGACCTGAGCTGCCGCATCTGGGGACGGTCGGCGTTCTACCAGAGCGGCGGCGCGTTCGGCTTCCGCGATCAGCTTCAGGACGCGATGGCGCTGGTCTACTCCGATCCGGCGATGACGCGCGCGCAGATCGTGCGCTCCGCGTCGCGCCAGTTCCCGGAGGGCGACGTCCAGCACTGGTGGCATCCGCCGGGCGGCGCGGGCGTCCGCACGCAGATCACGGACGACCTGCTCTGGCTGCCTCTGGTCGCCGCGCATTACGTCAAGATCACCGGCGACACGAGCGTGCTGGATGAAGTCGCGCCGTTCCTGGACGGCCGACTCCTCGGGCCGGACGAGCACGAGGCGTTCTTCCAGCCCGGCGTCTCCTCGCAGACCGCGACGGTTCTCGAACATTGCCGGCGCGCGATCCAGAAGGGTCTGACGCACGGGCCGCATGACCTGCCGCTGATCGGCGCGGGTGACTGGAACGACGGCATGAACCGCGTCGGCATCGGCGGCAAGGGCGAAAGCGTCTGGCTCGCCTGGTTCCTGATCGTGGTGCTGAACGAGTTCGCCGCCATGCTGCGCGCTCAAGGCGCCGCGACGGAAGCCGACGAGCACGCCGCCGCCGCCCTCAAGATCGCCGCCGCGATCGACGAAAGCGCGTGGGACGGCGCCTGGTACCGCCGCGCCTACTTCGACGACGGCTCACCGCTCGGATCGGCGCAGGACAAGGAAGCGCGCATCGACTCGCTCCCGCAGTCCTGGGCCGTCATCTCCGGCGCCGGCGATCCCGCGCGCGCCCGGCAGGCGATGCAGAGCGTGCTGGACAATCTGGTCAAACGCGACGACAAGATGGTGCTGCTCTTCACGCCGCCCTTCGACAAGTCGCCCAAAGACCCCGGCTACATCAAGGGGTACCTCCCCGGCGTCCGCGAAAACGGCGGCCAGTACACCCACGGCTCCCTGTGGGTCCCGCTCGCCTTCGCCCGCCTTGGCGACGGCGACCGCGCCGTGGAAATCCTGCGCCTGATGAACCCGGTGGAGCACGCCCGAACGCCCGAGGACGTCCAGCACTACAAAGTCGAGCCCTACGTGGTCGCCGCCGACGTCTACTCCCTCGCCGGCAAAGCCGGCCGCGGCGGCTGGACCTGGTACACCGGCTCCGCCGGCTGGATGTACCGCGTGTGGCTGGAGGAAGTCCTCGGCTTCCACCTGCGTCCGGACGCGCTGACCATGAACCCGGTTATCCCGAAGGACTGGAAAGAGTTCAAGCTGACCTACCGGCACAAGAGCAGCACCTACGCGATCACCATCGACAACTCCGCCGGCGTCAGCACCGGCGTGAAGACGGTGGAGGTGGACGGCCAGGTCCAGATCGACGGCCGCATTCCGCTGGGCGACGACGGTCAGACGCATGAGGTGCGGGTGGTGATGGGGTAG